The genome window GCGGGCCTGCGTCCGTACGAGGTCGGCCTGACGGCGACGGGAACCGCTCGCCGTACACCGGGCCTGCGCCGCGAAGAGGTGGCCGAACTCGCCCATATGTCGGTCGACTACTACACACGGCTGGAGCAGGCCCGGGGACCGCGGCCATCGGCCCGCATCCTGGACGCGCTGGCCCAGGCACTGCGGCTCACCCCGGCCGAGCGCAGCCACCTGTTCCGCCTCGCGGGATCGAGCGCGCCGCCCGGCACCAGCGCCGTGCGGCGGGTACGCCCGCACGTGGCACGGATGCTGGGGCGGCTGCCGGAGACCGGCGCCATTGTCACCGATGCGGCCTACGGCGTCATCGCCTGGAACCCCCTGGCCCAGGCACTGCTCGGCGGCGACCTCGCAAACGGGACGACGAACCTGGCCCGGCGCCGCTTCCTGGGCCAAGGACAGATGCGCGAGAGCTCCAGCACCGAGGAGTTCGGGCACATCGTGGTGGCGCGGCTGCGCCGGGCCGCCGACCGCTACCCGCACGACCCGCAGCTGACCGCCCTGCTGGCCGAACTGCACGCCAGCAGCGAGGAGTTCCGGCAGATCTGGGCAACACGTCCCATCCACGCCCCCGGGCACCGCACCAAGACCCTCCACCACCCCGAGACCGGCACACTGCGGTTGAATTGCGACGTTCTGCTCGTACCCGAGGACGACCAGGAAGTCGTCTTGATCACGGCCGACCCCGGATCGCCTACCGCACGAACCCTGCACAGGCTGGCCAGGCAGACGGCCTGAAGTAGAGGACTGGCGCGGCTCTCCCCAGCGGTCACAGAGCGTCGCAGCTACGTGATCACCGGGACCTGTGCCCGCCTTGTCGCCAGGGGTTCCCCACGCTGCCTATCTGCGCGTGCTCTAAGTGTGTGGCGGGCCGCCACGGCCGGGGCGGTGTCATCTGCGGCTTCCAGCTCGGAGCACTTCCGGATGAGTTTGGAATTGCTCAGGCCGGTCAGTGCCTCGCGTAGGGCGGGGTCGGCGGCGACCAGGACGGCCTTGAGCTGGTTGACCGCCTGCGAACGGGACTTGGTCGGGGAAACTTTGGCCATTTTGAACATGCGGATGGCCTCCACCGGGCCGTCGCCGGTCTTGGCGGTGGCGGTGGCACGTCCGGAGAGCACCGCCTGGGCAGCGGCTGCGGCGTCG of Streptomyces cynarae contains these proteins:
- a CDS encoding helix-turn-helix transcriptional regulator codes for the protein MARQDLAHYLRDRRAGLRPYEVGLTATGTARRTPGLRREEVAELAHMSVDYYTRLEQARGPRPSARILDALAQALRLTPAERSHLFRLAGSSAPPGTSAVRRVRPHVARMLGRLPETGAIVTDAAYGVIAWNPLAQALLGGDLANGTTNLARRRFLGQGQMRESSSTEEFGHIVVARLRRAADRYPHDPQLTALLAELHASSEEFRQIWATRPIHAPGHRTKTLHHPETGTLRLNCDVLLVPEDDQEVVLITADPGSPTARTLHRLARQTA
- a CDS encoding IS110 family transposase: MTETTRPRHQTPGPLEDVVLGVDTHKDIHVAAVITMTGSLLDTRSFPTTEDGYRQLLAWASAFGRLQRAGVECTGSYGAALTRYLHREGITVTEVNQPDKDTRRRRGKTDAIDAAAAAQAVLSGRATATAKTGDGPVEAIRMFKMAKVSPTKSRSQAVNQLKAVLVAADPALREALTGLSNSKLIRKCSELEAADDTAPAVAARHTLRARADRQRGEPLATRRAQVPVIT